The Ralstonia pseudosolanacearum genome includes the window TACAGCCAATACACCACCACGTACAGGCCGAGCCAGACTACGTCCACGAAGTGCCAGTACCAGGCGGCGCCCTCGAACGCGAAGTGGTTCTCCGGCGTGAAGTGCCCCTTGATCACGCGGCCCAGCACCACCGCCAGCATGATCGCGCCCATCGTCACGTGGAAGCCGTGGAAGCCGGTCAGCATGAAGAAGGTCGAGCCGTAGATGCCCGAGGTCAGCTTCAGGTTCAGCTCGTGGTAGGCGTGGATGTATTCGTACGCCTGCAGGCACATGAACGTGGCGCCCAGGATGACGGTCAGCAGCAGGCCCTGGATGACCTGCGCCCGCTTGCCCTCGCGCAGCGCATGGTGCGCCCAGGTCAGCGTCACGCCGGAAGTGAGCAGCAGCGCGGTGTTGATGGTCGGGATCGGCCACGGACCCATCGTCGTGAACGGCGGCACCGTGCCGGCCGGGCCGGCGTTCGGCCACAGCGCGTTGAAGTCGGGCCACAGCAGCTTGTTGTTCAGGTCGCCCAGCCACGGCATGGCAATGGTGCGGGCATAGAACAGCGCGCCGAAGAAGGCGGCGAAGAACATCACTTCCGAGAAGATGAACCAACTCATCGACCAGCGGAACGAGGCGTCCACGCGATCGCCATACTGGCCGCCCTCGGACTCGGAGATGGCGTCGGCGAACCACGCGCGCAGCACGAACAGGAACCACAGCAAGCCGATCAGGAAGGTCCACGGCGCCCACGGCTGCGCGTTGACCCATGCCGCCGCGCTGAGCAGCACGATCAGCAGGCCGATGCTCGCCGAAATCGGGTGCCGCGAGGGCCCTGGCACGAAGTAGTACGGAGCGTT containing:
- a CDS encoding cytochrome c oxidase subunit 3, giving the protein MSANRANAPYYFVPGPSRHPISASIGLLIVLLSAAAWVNAQPWAPWTFLIGLLWFLFVLRAWFADAISESEGGQYGDRVDASFRWSMSWFIFSEVMFFAAFFGALFYARTIAMPWLGDLNNKLLWPDFNALWPNAGPAGTVPPFTTMGPWPIPTINTALLLTSGVTLTWAHHALREGKRAQVIQGLLLTVILGATFMCLQAYEYIHAYHELNLKLTSGIYGSTFFMLTGFHGFHVTMGAIMLAVVLGRVIKGHFTPENHFAFEGAAWYWHFVDVVWLGLYVVVYWL